In Drosophila nasuta strain 15112-1781.00 chromosome 2R, ASM2355853v1, whole genome shotgun sequence, a single genomic region encodes these proteins:
- the LOC132784853 gene encoding eukaryotic translation initiation factor 2-alpha kinase isoform X1, giving the protein MGIKNDLKGIKLSRRHLILYTMITSIVVVAAAQTESTSESSNLQHAVPPAAIPYCVDQQERRIGRRLLYVTTLDGRLSALDIANSGKMRWSIETGPGPLISSSIHRLELTSNGQFVRMIPSLSGGIYKFDGDSIDPIPITAEHLLSSSAKFSDDLVISGGKETRNYGVSVRTGQLLYECSINGCINATSDRDGAIKDTIEELDTNDQQQQQQEHDDDEQLRDKDGYILPHDSLVDDVVVVRRQTQTVRAVESRTGVERWNFSVGQHELDVMRAADCQLQPRSDIELAVLDVDIRVIVPEGIICAFSKSEPHLMLWKHTFNHPIVSAWHTNEADQLQSIDLFSSAQWLWEQDDLQPGEQPKQPISAPSIYLGMYDKQLYIQESIRLRQEIMDKTQQFLQLSGDTNLMPKIPWRPVAASSNSLVIFQGDRDPVVIGENDEENSQLVPYDDQNVAIAAQSVLNASEFVNGNGFYFYTDPKWQQSGGGRECGANETPSDVPAIESAADGNETAAGGNHSINDDLSFSLDDIDAPVKVVILSLWFWWKEIVVIAFTSAVLLNMFMGHRNQRVEREYLVIERHVPVQTAIEATEASTQALLGPVVPMSSAHHQLRGNRLAFSPALGSGSANTKRSISESTTHSGEHFTSRFQTDFDLMQCLGRGGFGVVFEAKNKLDENRYAIKRITLPNKESSRQRVLREARTLASCEHHNIVRYFHSWVETPPVGWQEEEDRKLLAHELSTSIQIETPDGSTLPSMLEHTQNKRHQLLSWVSDTANSTANSYGHDNKALNNYDDDDDESFIQFRSESQSAALHAKEDDTEGGESHTPQNDAQRSKQRNSVSIDIHSASFDLKNINYSQHHQLSNSFQIESIRSKSNSTDSDDDSADAAPRRKPLTLALPYTHNQPINSQPPAMPSAAIQNGLAVKPNKVYLYIQMQLCRKESLRDWLRDNRTDARASHIAHIFHQIVDAVDYVHLKGLIHRDLKPSNIFFSQDGQIKIGDFGLVTDTVDIPNTPGESGDHPGLPSSVRHTQQVGTHLYMSPEQLRGQHYDYKVDIYSLGLIFFELHVYFCTEMERIKTLRALRDGQYPADFGTQYPEQYELLQRMLSPQPSQRPQTKQLKQQLHEILKLPDHLIDGHSELAAMAAATRRLSRSRTFSSSSEQPQ; this is encoded by the exons ATGGgcataaaaaatgatttgaaaGGCATCAAATTAAGTCGCCGTCACCTAATCCTTTATACTATGATCACATCCATTGTGGTTGTGGCGGCTGCTCAAACGGAATCCACAAGCGAGTCGTCAAATCTACAGCATGCTGTTCCCCCAGCAGCCATTCCTTATTGTGTGGATCAGCAGGAGCGACGCATAGGACGTAG ATTGCTATACGTAACGACACTAGATGGACGTCTCAGTGCCTTGGACATTGCCAATTCGGGCAAGATGCGCTGGAGCATTGAAACTGGACCCGGGCCACTCATCTCGTCGAGCATTCATCGCCTGGAGCTGACCAGTAACGGACAGTTTGTGCGCATGATTCCATCACTAAGCGGCGGCATCTACAAGTTTGATGGCGACTCCATCGATCCGATACCAATAACTGCTGAGCATTTGCTCAGCTCGAGTGCCAAATTTAGTGACGATCTGGTGATATCGGGCGGCAAGGAGACTCGCAACTATGGTGTCTCTGTGCGTACAGGGCAACTGCTTTACGAATGCTCCATCAATGGTTGCATAAATGCCACAAGTGATCGCGATGGCGCCATTAAAGATACAATCGAGGAACTTGATACAAAcgatcaacaacagcagcagcaggagcacgacgacgacgagcaaTTGAGGGACAAAGATGGTTACATTCTGCCACATGATTCTCTGGTGGACGATGTGGTTGTCGTGCGACGCCAGACGCAAACAGTGCGTGCCGTGGAATCGCGCACAGGCGTCGAGCGCTGGAACTTTAGCGTGGGACAGCACGAGTTGGATGTGATGCGTGCTGCCGACTGTCAGTTGCAGCCGCGGAGCGACATCGAATTGGCTGTGCTGGATGTGGACATTAGGGTTATAGTGCCCGAGGGTATTATCTGTGCCTTCAGCAAGAGCGAACCACATCTCATGCTCTGGAAGCACACG TTTAACCATCCGATTGTCAGCGCTTGGCATACAAACGAAGCCGATCAGCTGCAGTCCATTGATCTGTTCAGCTCGGCGCAGTGGCTGTGGGAGCAGGATGATCTGCAACCCGGGGAGCAGCCCAAACAGCCAATAAGCGCACCCTCCATCTATCTGGGCATGTACGATAAGCAATTGTATATACAGGAATCAATACGTCTGCGCCAAGAGATCATGGATAAGACACAGCAATTTCTGCAGCTGAGCGGTGACACAAATCTCATGCCCAAAATACCCTGGCGACCAGTTGCAGCCAGCAGCAATTCATTGGTGATATTCCAAGGCGATCGGGATCCCGTGGTGATTGGCGAAAATGATGAGGAAAATAGTCAACTAGTGCCATATGATGATCAGAACGTTGCTATAGCGGCACAATCGGTGCTTAATGCTTCGGAGTTTGTGAATGGCAACGGCTTCTACTTCTACACAGATCCAAAGTGGCAGCAATCAGGGGGTGGCAGGGAATGCGGTGCCAATGAAACGCCCAGCGATGTGCCTGCCATTGAATCAGCTGCCGACGGCAACGAGACAGCAGCTGGTGGGAATCATAGCATTAATGATGATCTTAGCTTCAGCTTGGATGACATCGATGCACCCGTCAAAGTTGTCATACTTTCGCTCTGGTTCTGGTGGAAGGAAATTGTGGTTATTGCGTTTACTTCGGCCGTACTGCTGAACATGTTCATGGGTCATCGCAATCAGCGGGTGGAGCGCGAGTACCTAGTCATTGAGCGGCATGTTCCAGTCCAAACGGCCATCGAGGCAACGGAAGCATCCACGCAAGCGCTGCTGGGTCCTGTTGTGCCAATGTCATCGGCTCATCATCAGCTACGCGGCAATCGTTTGGCTTTTTCCCCTGCACTAGGCTCAGGCAGCGCCAACACTAAGCGCTCCATTTCGGAATCGACGACGCATTCTGGAGAACACTTTACCTCGCGCTTCCAAACGGACTTCGACCTGATGCAGTGCCTTGGCCGTGGCGGCTTTGGCGTTGTCTTCGAGGCCAAGAATAAGCTCGACGAGAATCGCTATGCCATCAAACGCATTACGCTGCCCAACAAGGAGTCGTCGCGGCAACGTGTGCTGCGAGAGGCGAGAACCTTGGCTAGTTGCGAGCATCACAATATTGTGCGCTATTTTCAT TCATGGGTAGAGACACCGCCTGTGGGTTGGCAGGAAGAGGAGGATCGCAAGCTGCTGGCGCATGAACTCTCCACATCGATCCAGATTGAAACGCCCGATGGCAGCACGCTTCCATCGATGCTGGAGCACACACAGAATAAGCGTCATCAGTTGTTGTCTTGGGTCTCGGATACAGCCAACAGCACCGCCAATAGTTACGGTCACGATAATAAGGCATTGAATAACtacgatgatgacgacgatgaatCGTTTATTCAGTTTCGCAGTGAATCCCAGTCGGCTGCCTTGCACGCCAAAGAGGACGATACGGAGGGGGGAGAGTCACACACACCGCAGAATGATGCGCAGCGCTCAAAGCAACGTAACTCCGTGTCTATCGATATACATTCAGCATCGTTTGATTTGAAGAACATCAATTACTCGCAACACCATCAATTATCCAATTCATTTCAAATCGAATCAATTCGCTCCAAAAGCAATAGCACCGACTCGGATGACGATTCGGCAGATGCGGCGCCGCGGCGCAAACCTTTGACATTGGCCTTGCCCTACACTCACAATCAACCAATTAATAGCCAACCACCAGCCATGCCAAGTGCCGCAATTCAAAATGGATTAGCTGTTAAGCCCAACAAGGTCTACCTCTACATACAGATGCAACTGTGTCGCAAAGAGAGTTTGCGTGATTGGTTGCGCGACAATCGCACGGATGCGCGTGCTTCGCACATTGCCCACATATTTCACCAGATCGTGGATGCTGTGGACTATGTGCATCTCAAGGGCCTGATACATCGCGACCTGAAGCCCAGCAACATATTCTTCTCACAGGATGGCCAAATTAAGATTGGTGACTTTGGACTCGTCACCGATACTGTGGATATACCCAACACCCCCGGCGAAAGCGGCGATCATCCCGGACTGCCTTCCAGTGTGCGCCACACGCAACAGGTGGGCACACATTTGTATATGTCCCCGGAGCAATTGCGAGGTCAGCATTACGACTACAAAGTGGACATCTACTCGCTTGGCCTAATCTTTTTCGAACTGCATGTTTACTTCTGCACCGAAATGGAGCGCATCAAAACGCTCCGGGCCTTGAGAGATGGCCAGTATCCGGCTGACTTTGGCACTCAGTATCCGGAGCAATACGAGTTGTTGCAACGAATGCTTTCCCCACAACCATCACAGAGGCCGCAGACCAAACAGTTGAAGCAGCAACTGCACGAGATCCTGAAACTACCTGACCACCTGATCGATGGACACAGCGAACTGGCGGCTATGGCGGCGGCCACGCGACGCTTGAGCCGCAGTCGCACCTTCAGCAGCAGTAGCGAACAGCCGCAGTGA
- the LOC132784853 gene encoding eukaryotic translation initiation factor 2-alpha kinase isoform X2, with protein sequence MPKGAKYKLKTETCSRLSKKQKRLLYVTTLDGRLSALDIANSGKMRWSIETGPGPLISSSIHRLELTSNGQFVRMIPSLSGGIYKFDGDSIDPIPITAEHLLSSSAKFSDDLVISGGKETRNYGVSVRTGQLLYECSINGCINATSDRDGAIKDTIEELDTNDQQQQQQEHDDDEQLRDKDGYILPHDSLVDDVVVVRRQTQTVRAVESRTGVERWNFSVGQHELDVMRAADCQLQPRSDIELAVLDVDIRVIVPEGIICAFSKSEPHLMLWKHTFNHPIVSAWHTNEADQLQSIDLFSSAQWLWEQDDLQPGEQPKQPISAPSIYLGMYDKQLYIQESIRLRQEIMDKTQQFLQLSGDTNLMPKIPWRPVAASSNSLVIFQGDRDPVVIGENDEENSQLVPYDDQNVAIAAQSVLNASEFVNGNGFYFYTDPKWQQSGGGRECGANETPSDVPAIESAADGNETAAGGNHSINDDLSFSLDDIDAPVKVVILSLWFWWKEIVVIAFTSAVLLNMFMGHRNQRVEREYLVIERHVPVQTAIEATEASTQALLGPVVPMSSAHHQLRGNRLAFSPALGSGSANTKRSISESTTHSGEHFTSRFQTDFDLMQCLGRGGFGVVFEAKNKLDENRYAIKRITLPNKESSRQRVLREARTLASCEHHNIVRYFHSWVETPPVGWQEEEDRKLLAHELSTSIQIETPDGSTLPSMLEHTQNKRHQLLSWVSDTANSTANSYGHDNKALNNYDDDDDESFIQFRSESQSAALHAKEDDTEGGESHTPQNDAQRSKQRNSVSIDIHSASFDLKNINYSQHHQLSNSFQIESIRSKSNSTDSDDDSADAAPRRKPLTLALPYTHNQPINSQPPAMPSAAIQNGLAVKPNKVYLYIQMQLCRKESLRDWLRDNRTDARASHIAHIFHQIVDAVDYVHLKGLIHRDLKPSNIFFSQDGQIKIGDFGLVTDTVDIPNTPGESGDHPGLPSSVRHTQQVGTHLYMSPEQLRGQHYDYKVDIYSLGLIFFELHVYFCTEMERIKTLRALRDGQYPADFGTQYPEQYELLQRMLSPQPSQRPQTKQLKQQLHEILKLPDHLIDGHSELAAMAAATRRLSRSRTFSSSSEQPQ encoded by the exons atgcCTAAAGGTGCCAAGTataaactgaaaactgaaacttGTTCGCGCTTatcaaaaaaacagaaacg ATTGCTATACGTAACGACACTAGATGGACGTCTCAGTGCCTTGGACATTGCCAATTCGGGCAAGATGCGCTGGAGCATTGAAACTGGACCCGGGCCACTCATCTCGTCGAGCATTCATCGCCTGGAGCTGACCAGTAACGGACAGTTTGTGCGCATGATTCCATCACTAAGCGGCGGCATCTACAAGTTTGATGGCGACTCCATCGATCCGATACCAATAACTGCTGAGCATTTGCTCAGCTCGAGTGCCAAATTTAGTGACGATCTGGTGATATCGGGCGGCAAGGAGACTCGCAACTATGGTGTCTCTGTGCGTACAGGGCAACTGCTTTACGAATGCTCCATCAATGGTTGCATAAATGCCACAAGTGATCGCGATGGCGCCATTAAAGATACAATCGAGGAACTTGATACAAAcgatcaacaacagcagcagcaggagcacgacgacgacgagcaaTTGAGGGACAAAGATGGTTACATTCTGCCACATGATTCTCTGGTGGACGATGTGGTTGTCGTGCGACGCCAGACGCAAACAGTGCGTGCCGTGGAATCGCGCACAGGCGTCGAGCGCTGGAACTTTAGCGTGGGACAGCACGAGTTGGATGTGATGCGTGCTGCCGACTGTCAGTTGCAGCCGCGGAGCGACATCGAATTGGCTGTGCTGGATGTGGACATTAGGGTTATAGTGCCCGAGGGTATTATCTGTGCCTTCAGCAAGAGCGAACCACATCTCATGCTCTGGAAGCACACG TTTAACCATCCGATTGTCAGCGCTTGGCATACAAACGAAGCCGATCAGCTGCAGTCCATTGATCTGTTCAGCTCGGCGCAGTGGCTGTGGGAGCAGGATGATCTGCAACCCGGGGAGCAGCCCAAACAGCCAATAAGCGCACCCTCCATCTATCTGGGCATGTACGATAAGCAATTGTATATACAGGAATCAATACGTCTGCGCCAAGAGATCATGGATAAGACACAGCAATTTCTGCAGCTGAGCGGTGACACAAATCTCATGCCCAAAATACCCTGGCGACCAGTTGCAGCCAGCAGCAATTCATTGGTGATATTCCAAGGCGATCGGGATCCCGTGGTGATTGGCGAAAATGATGAGGAAAATAGTCAACTAGTGCCATATGATGATCAGAACGTTGCTATAGCGGCACAATCGGTGCTTAATGCTTCGGAGTTTGTGAATGGCAACGGCTTCTACTTCTACACAGATCCAAAGTGGCAGCAATCAGGGGGTGGCAGGGAATGCGGTGCCAATGAAACGCCCAGCGATGTGCCTGCCATTGAATCAGCTGCCGACGGCAACGAGACAGCAGCTGGTGGGAATCATAGCATTAATGATGATCTTAGCTTCAGCTTGGATGACATCGATGCACCCGTCAAAGTTGTCATACTTTCGCTCTGGTTCTGGTGGAAGGAAATTGTGGTTATTGCGTTTACTTCGGCCGTACTGCTGAACATGTTCATGGGTCATCGCAATCAGCGGGTGGAGCGCGAGTACCTAGTCATTGAGCGGCATGTTCCAGTCCAAACGGCCATCGAGGCAACGGAAGCATCCACGCAAGCGCTGCTGGGTCCTGTTGTGCCAATGTCATCGGCTCATCATCAGCTACGCGGCAATCGTTTGGCTTTTTCCCCTGCACTAGGCTCAGGCAGCGCCAACACTAAGCGCTCCATTTCGGAATCGACGACGCATTCTGGAGAACACTTTACCTCGCGCTTCCAAACGGACTTCGACCTGATGCAGTGCCTTGGCCGTGGCGGCTTTGGCGTTGTCTTCGAGGCCAAGAATAAGCTCGACGAGAATCGCTATGCCATCAAACGCATTACGCTGCCCAACAAGGAGTCGTCGCGGCAACGTGTGCTGCGAGAGGCGAGAACCTTGGCTAGTTGCGAGCATCACAATATTGTGCGCTATTTTCAT TCATGGGTAGAGACACCGCCTGTGGGTTGGCAGGAAGAGGAGGATCGCAAGCTGCTGGCGCATGAACTCTCCACATCGATCCAGATTGAAACGCCCGATGGCAGCACGCTTCCATCGATGCTGGAGCACACACAGAATAAGCGTCATCAGTTGTTGTCTTGGGTCTCGGATACAGCCAACAGCACCGCCAATAGTTACGGTCACGATAATAAGGCATTGAATAACtacgatgatgacgacgatgaatCGTTTATTCAGTTTCGCAGTGAATCCCAGTCGGCTGCCTTGCACGCCAAAGAGGACGATACGGAGGGGGGAGAGTCACACACACCGCAGAATGATGCGCAGCGCTCAAAGCAACGTAACTCCGTGTCTATCGATATACATTCAGCATCGTTTGATTTGAAGAACATCAATTACTCGCAACACCATCAATTATCCAATTCATTTCAAATCGAATCAATTCGCTCCAAAAGCAATAGCACCGACTCGGATGACGATTCGGCAGATGCGGCGCCGCGGCGCAAACCTTTGACATTGGCCTTGCCCTACACTCACAATCAACCAATTAATAGCCAACCACCAGCCATGCCAAGTGCCGCAATTCAAAATGGATTAGCTGTTAAGCCCAACAAGGTCTACCTCTACATACAGATGCAACTGTGTCGCAAAGAGAGTTTGCGTGATTGGTTGCGCGACAATCGCACGGATGCGCGTGCTTCGCACATTGCCCACATATTTCACCAGATCGTGGATGCTGTGGACTATGTGCATCTCAAGGGCCTGATACATCGCGACCTGAAGCCCAGCAACATATTCTTCTCACAGGATGGCCAAATTAAGATTGGTGACTTTGGACTCGTCACCGATACTGTGGATATACCCAACACCCCCGGCGAAAGCGGCGATCATCCCGGACTGCCTTCCAGTGTGCGCCACACGCAACAGGTGGGCACACATTTGTATATGTCCCCGGAGCAATTGCGAGGTCAGCATTACGACTACAAAGTGGACATCTACTCGCTTGGCCTAATCTTTTTCGAACTGCATGTTTACTTCTGCACCGAAATGGAGCGCATCAAAACGCTCCGGGCCTTGAGAGATGGCCAGTATCCGGCTGACTTTGGCACTCAGTATCCGGAGCAATACGAGTTGTTGCAACGAATGCTTTCCCCACAACCATCACAGAGGCCGCAGACCAAACAGTTGAAGCAGCAACTGCACGAGATCCTGAAACTACCTGACCACCTGATCGATGGACACAGCGAACTGGCGGCTATGGCGGCGGCCACGCGACGCTTGAGCCGCAGTCGCACCTTCAGCAGCAGTAGCGAACAGCCGCAGTGA
- the LOC132787491 gene encoding protein RER1 codes for MMNEDSGTASTSSSSGGGGVKKFFLRLSQTYQSTLDRSTPHTRMRWVFAGFLLFLFVLRIFIYQGWYIVCYALGIYHLNLFIAFLTPKIDPEFDPYSVDDEDEGPNLPTHSNEEFRPFIRRLPEFKFWLSVAKSTAIGLFCTFFDFFNVPVFWPILVMYFITLFCITMKRQIKHMIKYKYLPFTRNKPRYQRVNQPAGASSNVGGGAGNSK; via the exons atgatgaACGAAGACAGCGGCACcgcgtcgacgtcgtcgtcgagTGGCGGAGGTGGCGTTAAAAAGTTCTTTCTGCGTTTATCACAG ACATACCAATCTACACTTGATCGCTCCACGCCGCATACACGAATGCGTTGGGTATTTGCCGGCTTTCTGTTGTTTCTCTTCGTTTTGCGCATCTTCATCTATCAGGGCTGGTACATTGTCTGCTACGCTCTGGGCATCTATCACCTGAATCTGTTTATTGCATTTCTTACGCCAAAAATCGATCCTGAATTCGATCCTTATTCGGTGGACGACGAGGACGAGGGACCCAATTTACCGACGCATAGCAATGAGGAGTTTCGTCCATTCATCCGTCGGCTGCCCGAATTCAAGTTCTGGCTGTCAGTAGCGAAGAGCACAGCGATTGGATTATTCTGCACGTTCTTTGACTTCTTCAATGTGCCCGTATTTTGGCCCATACTGGTCATGTACTTTATCACACTGTTCTGCATCACAATGAAGCGACAGATCAAACATATGATCAAGTACAAGTATTTGCCATTCACGCGCAATAAGCCCCGCTATCAGCGTGTCAATCAACCTGCGGGCGCTTCCAGCAATGTTGGCGGTGGCGCTGGTAATTCAAAGTGA